A genomic segment from Nicotiana sylvestris chromosome 1, ASM39365v2, whole genome shotgun sequence encodes:
- the LOC138869048 gene encoding uncharacterized protein, whose amino-acid sequence MFFDGAVNEKGVGIWAILISPTGEHYPATAWLCFFCMNNTAEYEACIMGMNMAVDLDVEELLIMGDSNLIIWQAQDEWETRDIKLIPYRQHVEYLSKWFKSIEFRYIPRFHNGLADALATLASMLPYPGNVHIDPLEIQIRERHGYCNAIEIEPDVHPWYHDIKRFLKTKEYPEQASGDQKRNIRRLASSFFLSGEVLYKSSRFESFEVRRCPRSWKDHE is encoded by the coding sequence atgttctttgatggagctgtaaaTGAAAAAGGTGTCGGGATCTGGGCAATATTGATTTCACCCACTGGTGAGCATTATCCGGCCACAGCCTGGCTTTGTTTCTTCTGTATgaacaacactgccgagtatgaagcttgcattatgggcatgaacaTGGCAGTTGATCTGGATGTTGaggaattgttaatcatgggagattctaaTTTAATTATCTGGCAAGCTCAAGACGAGTGGGAAACTCGAGATATCAAACTCATCCCATACAGACAACATGTTGAATATCTCAGCAAATGGTTCAAGTCCATCgaattcaggtatattcctcGATTCCACAATGGGTTAGCTGATGCACTAGCTACTTTGGCCTCAATGCTACCGTATCCTGGCAATGTCCATATTGACCCGCTGGAAATCCAAATTcgagaaaggcatggttattgtaatGCAATTGAAATAGAACCAGATGTTcatccatggtatcatgatatcaaaagatttttgaaaacaaaggaatatcccGAGCAGGCCagtggagatcaaaagagaaatATCAGAAGGCTTGCAAGCAGTTTCTTTTTGAGCGGAGAGGTCTTGTACAAAAGCTCTAGATTTGAATCTTTTGAGGTGCGTAGATGCCCTAGAAGCTGgaaagatcatgaataa